One window from the genome of Bacillus tianshenii encodes:
- a CDS encoding YkuS family protein, producing the protein MPRIGVEQSLSDIQQALQEKGYEITQLKQEQDVNGCDCCVITGQDENVMGISTAAFEGAVIEARGLTAEQVCQEVEQRIGRQ; encoded by the coding sequence ATGCCAAGAATCGGTGTTGAACAATCGCTTTCAGACATTCAACAAGCGCTGCAGGAAAAAGGCTATGAAATCACTCAATTAAAGCAGGAGCAAGATGTAAATGGGTGTGACTGCTGTGTTATTACAGGTCAAGATGAGAACGTAATGGGTATTTCGACTGCTGCGTTCGAAGGAGCTGTTATTGAAGCACGTGGGTTAACGGCTGAGCAGGTTTGTCAAGAAGTCGAGCAACGCATTGGACGTCAATAA